In the Bacillota bacterium genome, CTAAATGAAACACACGCCATTCTCCAGAGAATGAGGGAACTGGCTGCTCAAGCAGCCAACGATACCAACACTGAAGTTGATCGTTCCGAGATTCAGAAAGAAATCAATGAGCTTATTGATGAGATCGATCGCATCGCCAATCAGACTCAGTTCAACACCAAACATCTGTTGAACGGTACGTTCACTGGCACGTTCCACATCGGTGCTAATGAAGGGCAGAGCATTACATTAAGTATTGGAAACATGGCCGCGGGGAGAGCCCCTGAGATTACCGTCGATAGTGTCAACGTAGGTGCCCCGGATAAGTTGCCGGAGGTATCCGTTTCAGGCGTTGCTGGTTTCACGCAGAGCGGATCTGTGGAGTTTAAGGTAATCCATTCATCGGGTTCCCTTGCAGAAGCTGCATCCCACACGTTTACAATCGGGCAGGCCTTTCAGGACGGATCCACCCTAACGATCAACGGTTACAAAATCGGGTTTAGTTCACAAGGAACCGATGTAGCCGGTGCAGATTATACCATCGCTCTCCAAAAGGACGACGGTAGCGGTAACCCGACAGCGAAAACCCCTGCCGAGCTGGCGGGTGAAATAGCAAATCTAACCATCGGTGGAGTCACTCTTGAGGCCAACGGAGCGGAAGTCACGGTTATGGCTACGACGCCAGGCGCTGCAGGAAATAACATCATTATTGAAACGACTGACAACGGCGCAGTTGACTTTAATGGCTCGGTTAACCTTTCAGGCGGCAAGGATGAAGTTCCTGCCGGACTCTCCGCAACCATTGATGGAGAAGCTGTGCGTGAGACGGTGGTTAGCGGTGCCGGTGTGGTGACTTACACCACCTCAAGTGGTAAGTCCATTACTGCGGATCTGGGAACCTTTGCGTTGGCTAACGAAGAGGTGACCATCACTGTTGCCATCACGGTTGATGACGTTCCTGATGCCGAACAGGGTCTGCAGGTTGGTCAGCTCAAGGTTGATAACGTCACCAAGGATTCGGTGGGCGGCGTAATGACTCAAGCTGGGGCGGATGCTGCTCTTACAATTATCGACAATGCGATTGAGGCTGTTTCAGCAGAACGGTCCAAGCTCGGCGCTTACCAGAACCGTTTGGAGCATACTATCAGCAACCTCGGTACGTCTGCCGAGAACCTCCAAGCTGCTGAATCACGGATCCGTGACGTAGACATGGCAGAAGAGATGATGGCTTTTACCAAGAACAACATTCTCCAACAAGCTGCAACCGCTATGTTGGCTCAGGCTAATATGGCTCCTCAAAGTGTACTACAACTTCTTGGATAAGATCTTAAGTGGTAAGTTAATAAGGAGGGCTCCTAACGGGGCCTTTCCTTTTTTGAAAGGCAGTGACTGAAAAGA is a window encoding:
- a CDS encoding flagellin; translated protein: MRINTNIMALNAHRQLSVNQSAVSKAMEKLSSGLRINRAGDDAAGLAISEKMRGQIRGLKQAMRNAQDGISLIQTAEGALNETHAILQRMRELAAQAANDTNTEVDRSEIQKEINELIDEIDRIANQTQFNTKHLLNGTFTGTFHIGANEGQSITLSIGNMAAGRAPEITVDSVNVGAPDKLPEVSVSGVAGFTQSGSVEFKVIHSSGSLAEAASHTFTIGQAFQDGSTLTINGYKIGFSSQGTDVAGADYTIALQKDDGSGNPTAKTPAELAGEIANLTIGGVTLEANGAEVTVMATTPGAAGNNIIIETTDNGAVDFNGSVNLSGGKDEVPAGLSATIDGEAVRETVVSGAGVVTYTTSSGKSITADLGTFALANEEVTITVAITVDDVPDAEQGLQVGQLKVDNVTKDSVGGVMTQAGADAALTIIDNAIEAVSAERSKLGAYQNRLEHTISNLGTSAENLQAAESRIRDVDMAEEMMAFTKNNILQQAATAMLAQANMAPQSVLQLLG